In Papaver somniferum cultivar HN1 chromosome 9, ASM357369v1, whole genome shotgun sequence, the genomic stretch TGATTGGTGTACAGTAGGAGCAGTACTAGGGGATGGGTAAGATAGGTGATTATTGTGGgaggagttaaaaaaaaaaggacacATCGTCGTCATCAGGGGGTTGTTTTGAGGAGGGGTAGAAAATGGGAAAACACTCTCGTCAAATGTCACATGACGGGACAGGATTATTTTGTGTGTGGTGAGATCTAAGCAGCGGTATCCACAGTGGTTAAGAGGAAAACCAAGAAAGATACACCTAGTGGAACGAGTGGCGAGTTTGTGGGGAGTTGTGGAGGAGAGATTTGGATAGCAAAGGCAACCGAATGTACGAAGATGATCATGCGGTTGGTTGGCGTTGATAAAGAATAGACACAGGTGATTGATTATGAAGGACTTTGGTGGGTAGAATATTATGGAGATagacatccatatgaagagaataAACCCAATATTTAGGGGAACGGAAGCGTGAGACATAAGAGTGCGAGTGATGTCGTTGACACGGCGAATCATGCGTTCAGCCTTGCCATTTTGGGAGGAATTTTGGGGGCAAGAGAAACGAAAAACAAGACCATTGTTACGAGCAAAAGTATGGAAGGATGAATTGTCAAATTCGCGGCCCATGTCGCATTGAAAACATTTAATTTGACGTTCAAATTGAGTTTGAACAAATGAACGAAATTCCAAGAACTTTTCATAAACTTGGGATTTAAACTTTAGTGGATAAACCCAAAGATAGTTGGTAAAATCATCAAGTAATATAATATAATAACGGAAACCGGTCTCTATGTATAAAGGAGAGGCCAATAAATCActgtgaatgatatcaaatggtgcAAAAGTAATGGAATTTGATTCATAAAATGGTAATctaacatgtttactaacttgaaaTGAATGACAAAGTTTAGAATGTTGATTCTTATTACAATGAATAGAATTATTTGTACGAAGAACATCTAAAACAGCCTTGCTGGGATGACCAAGGCGGCTATGCCAAATATCTGGCGAAAAGACAGCAAGAGAAATGGGGGAAGACTGGGATGATATTTGTGGTAGCACGGCAGAGTTGGTGATCGGGTAGAGCTCCCCCGAACTAATACATCGAAGGATAATTTTCCTCGAACTCAGATCTTTCGCAGAAAAACCAGAAGGATCAAAATCAACAGACAcacgattatcagtggtgaacGTACGAACGGAAACTAAGTTTTTGATAATATCGGGAACAACAAGGGTATTTTTGAGTTGAAGAGTACGAGAGGGAAGGGTTATGAACTTGGTACCACTGGCAGTAACTGGAATACTATTGTCATTGCCAACTAAGATAGATCGTACATTGCTAGAATTGAAAACGTTGTGTAGATTACCTGGATCAACAGTGAGGTGCGACGTAGAACCGGTATCCATGTAGAAAGCATCATCGGGTTGTTGTAGATGCATAGAACTATATGCCTCAGCAATGTCTGTGAGCTTCAGTTGTTCCCTCGCCATTGATTTTTAATGATTTAGAGAAAATAGGATCGTAGGGGGGCTGATACCatcttggatttgatgataacTTCCTTAGTGATTTCTATTCACCAGGATTCTTATTATATAAAACAATAGTATCCCTTTTGGGAATACAAAAATTATGGCGGAGATAATCTCCTCATTACAATAATTATGACAGGAGATATTCTccttaataaaaataagtaaagcagTATAATATATTCTCTAATAGTGACATGAATGAGTTTACTTCTCTTCTGGGGTGCTACAATTCTATGCTTCCTCTTCCATTAGGTGATAAAAATATAAATGTATTCAGAAATTGGACAAAGTCATTGACAGGATTAATGCAAAACTGcaggttggaagaaaaccttttctTACTAGAGCCGGGAAAGTTGTTCTTATCAATAGTGTTCTTTCAAGTCTTCTAGTTTATTTGATGTCCTTGTTGGACATGACCGAGTCTGATGAGCTCAAATTGGAAAGACTTATGAGAAATTTTGTTTGGAATGATAATAAAGGAAATAGAAAGCTCAGTTTAGTTAAATGGTAGGTAATAtgcaagaagaagagaaatggtGGTCTGGGTGTTAAAGAACTTAGAGTGATGAATAATGATCCTTTAGTCAAGTAGTTGTGGAGATTTGCTAATGAATCTGAAGCTTTGTAGAGGCgtattattgaagaaaaatatggagTTGGGTAGAATGGCTGTCAAAGCAACCAAAAGGTGCCTATGGTGTTTCTATATGGAAAGAAATTATACAGATTGCAGAGGAAAAACTTCTTCTTACAGAATTTTAATTTCAAAGTCAACAATGGTCAGAAAAAAAGATTCTGGGACGATAAGTGGTTGTTAGATGATGCTTTGTGCAATATTTTTTCCCCATTTGTATACAGCTGCAAGATCCAAGTTAAGCTCAGTTGCTTCTATTTGTTCGGGTACATTATCTGATCTTTTTCATAATCTAAACAACTGCCTAGAACATTAACAATTGGGCTAATGGAGAATTTGAAATTATTCAAGAAAGTTTGGCAAATTTCAGTTTAAATCCAGATTGTGAAGATGTTTTCTAATGGGCTTTAActgccaaaaattctttctcgttTAAATCCTGCTACAACAAATTAATAGCATCCAATGAAGATCCAGTTCATGATATCTTTCATTTTCTTTGGCAGCAAAAATACCCATCTAAAATGGCTTTCTTCATGTGGTGCACAAGTCATTTCAGGTTGCCCACAAGAGATTCTCTCATCAGAAAAGGTATTACAACCTCGcccacttgttttttttttgcaagaagGATGAAATTGCATCTTATCTTTCCCTTGAAGGTGATTTTGTGGCGAAAATCTGGCAGCACTTCATGGTGAAATATAACCTAATTCAATGGTCTCTAGCCTTCAAAGAGTTTGAGGAAGTTACTTTTAATGCCGTTGTAGAGAATTGGAGAAATGTTTTTTTCCATTCCTCCTTAACATGTtttcatgttgttgtttttttttggctTGATAGTCCTTTCtattaagattttttttcttcttttcttttccccTCGGGGGTTCAAGCCTTGTGCACCTCCTTTCCTGATCAATAGTATTCTTTCTTTATTGATCAAAAAATATATCGGAATAAACAAAAGGAAGATGGTAATAGCAAAGCCCATCATTTATTATTAATTTACACACACAATTACATGCAACCACactcgaaagaaaagaaaagaaaaagcatcAACACATTCCAAACTGAAATACACCACACTCGAAAGAAAAAAACCCATTCCAGGCACCCACTTCTCAGGCGGTCTTGAAGTAGCCTGCTACTGGAGAAGGTAATGACCCAACTCTTTAGTAACAGTAGCTACAAGGCCAATATGTGCATCTGGACTATGAACATCTTCAGTTCGTTTCTCATATTGTATCCACCATTTCACTTTGCTACCAGACTCTTCAATGTTATCAACATCTTTAGGAGCTACAGTCATTGTGACATCAAAACTCTTATACTGAGTCAATAAGTCTCCTCCCACAACACTGAATGTGATTGACCTATTATCCTCGTCCACTGATTTAACAATTTCCTTAACCATCGTTACTTTTGACGCTCCTGTATATGCATATGATTTAATTAGTCCATCATCACTAAGATTAATAGAACAAAGCAATATTAAgatttgtttttgatttcttacCTGGTGTAACATATCGCCATTCCCTAATATTTCCCACGCTGCTTTTACCATCACCTTTAACAATTTTGACACTCTTGTAAAATTGAGGGAAAATTGTAGTCAAATGCATCATATTGTGCCTAAACAAATTATAAAACTTGTCTGCAGAACACTTGAGTTCAGTTTCAACCTGAGCCCCAACAATTTGGCTCATCCCAATCAAAACTAGTGTGAGCAACCCTAGCTGAAGAAAGGTTTGTACCATGCTAATTTTAGCCATTCTATGAGAGACTGTTTGGTATGTTTTAAGATAGCTAGGAGTGGAGATGGTTTTGGAATGAGATTAAGTGAAGTCAGATGAAGGGGTTTATATACTAAGCAATGGAGATAtttcactcatatttaatatagACACAAGTGCATCCATTAAGGAGAATGATCGATATAGTATTGGGCATACTTCTTTTGGAGGTTTTGATGCGTTATGCATCCAACATGCAACTAAAATTATGCTCAGTGTGGTTGTTCATTGTTTCCACTATAGCCAACTTTACTATTGGAGTATTAGTGGGGGCTCTTTTGTTTTTTGATCGAGCACTTTGTGCCTAATTAATCACTTTATAGAAGGTATCCAGATCGTAGATACACGAGTAACAGAAAGGAAGATGTGAGATCATGAGGGTGAAGGAGTCGACAATATGATATTATGATCTGATCTATCAATGACATACTAAAATTTCGTACATAATCGGAATAAAACTTTATACATATGATTTATGACATATAAACTTGCAAACACTTGCACACAATAGTAACTACATATTTATCCTAAGTTGTAATGACAAACACTTAGTTTTATTTATCCTACTTTTTAACTAACATTTCCGAATTCTAATGCGATCTTGTTCATCCAGAGATTTCAATGGCCTTGACTTGAGGCTTTTTCATTTCAACCTTTGGTATAGTAACGGTCAATACACCATTTTCCATAGTAGCTTTCACTTGATCGACCCCTGCATTATCTGGCAATCTAAACCGACGAAGAAACTTGCCGCTACTACGTTCTACACGATGCCACTGATCattgatttcttctttttctttgttctttgctCCACTTATTTGTAGTATTTtcccttcttcaacttcaacttttacttcttctttcttcagcCCAGGAAGATCTGCTTTGAACACATGAGCATCGGATGTTTCCTTCCAATCAATTTGAGCATTTGCAAATTGAGTTGTTTCGTTGGAAAATTGAGGACGCATAATACCAAATGACCGTGAAGCGAATGGATCCCATACGTTTAGAGATGAGAATGGGTCGTAAATGCTGTTCCTTTGGCCACCGAAAATGCTCGGAATGAGGGACATATTGAGAAAAGTAGGATTCTGGATATATCGCAGAAATGCTAAATGGATTCAGTTTGAGATAAACAATGTTTACAGGGCAATGAGAATTCACATTTATATAGAAGAGAGGAACTTCCGGTAGTTTCCAGTTATCGTAACTTTTGTCAATATCTCCGTAACCGTTTGTAGACAGTTTTCTAGTGTTATCTAGAATTTTCTTTCGTGGGTTTACAAGCAAAGTCCTACCAACAGTAATGGGCCTCCATCGTGGTACATGGAAAATGTCTGGGACTTAACAGTATAGATCTTTTTAGTTTTAGAGATTTCTCATGTCTTTTATTACCTGAGGCAGCAATCTTTATTctccaaaaacaacagaatctaAATCTTTAATCCTGAACCCCCACATTACAAATACACATACTAGTAATCCTTTGCCGATCGGGAGAAAAAAAAAGGTACACTACAAGAAAtttaatatattgcaatattgcaGCATCCAATAGTTATGGCATAAACTCCTATTGGTATCGCGataacctatgtagcaagaagtctatTGCTGCATCCAATTTGTATTGCTGCAGTAAGAGATTATACTTTTTTGCCACACTCTTTTCATAATGTTGCTACAGTTGTgtggcaaaagtttcattttgcagcAGTAAATTATAGATTTTAGTTGCAGCTGAAAAGTACTGTGGCTAGAAATTTGCTTTTGCAACGCCTATATTAAAGGTGTGGcaatatatggtgtagcaataGCTAAATTTTCTTGTAGTGGTAGTCCATTTTACACACCCTTCTTTCACGTTGGCAGCATTTTTTTTTTGCctattaaaaaattaaaattcatggaaaaggaaaaaaaaatacaagatgAGAGGCGCCTCAGCGCAAGAAAAGAAGGCAAAAAGTCGTCTCAACACACAAGTTGCGAAAAAAACAAAAGCATAACAACTGCTTACTAACATAAAAGCGAGCCTAGACTGTAAACTAACTGAACCTTATACTTTCTTCTTGGGTATGGGGTTCTTTTCCCTCTACCCAAATCATCATTGGTAGGACCCAAATCCTTGATTGGCTTCGAAGAACGGAAAGTATCTACAATGCTTCCAAGGATTTTTTTTAACCGCGACTTTATTACCTCCACGAGTAAGGCCAAGCGATGAACTAAATGTCTTAAGTTTCGTCTTCAAGGTTCAACTGGCCAAGCGATGAACTAAATGTCTTAAGTTTCGTCTTCAAGGTTCAACTTTAGAACGTCATGCATCAAAACATTTAGAACGTCGCCTTCAAGGTTCATCTTTGTGACACTTCGCTCTTTGCCAAGATGAAAGCTTCATGTAGGCTTTTATCTTTCACTAGTTCCTCATCTATTGGTGTGGTTGAGATACTCTTCAAATCTAAAATGACTTGCAGGGTTTGGCCAAACATTATGGTGATGTATTTCGCTTGGATATATCCA encodes the following:
- the LOC113309540 gene encoding MLP-like protein 28 — encoded protein: MAKISMVQTFLQLGLLTLVLIGMSQIVGAQVETELKCSADKFYNLFRHNMMHLTTIFPQFYKSVKIVKGDGKSSVGNIREWRYVTPGASKVTMVKEIVKSVDEDNRSITFSVVGGDLLTQYKSFDVTMTVAPKDVDNIEESGSKVKWWIQYEKRTEDVHSPDAHIGLVATVTKELGHYLLQ
- the LOC113313281 gene encoding 17.8 kDa class I heat shock protein-like, producing the protein MSLIPSIFGGQRNSIYDPFSSLNVWDPFASRSFGIMRPQFSNETTQFANAQIDWKETSDAHVFKADLPGLKKEEVKVEVEEGKILQISGAKNKEKEEINDQWHRVERSSGKFLRRFRLPDNAGVDQVKATMENGVLTVTIPKVEMKKPQVKAIEISG